The genomic region CGACCTGGACCTAGGCGATATCGTGCAGTTGCGGGTGTTTCTGGTCGGTACCGAAGAAACCGACGGCAAGCTGGATTTTGCCGGGCTGCAGCGTGGGTATACGCAGTACTTCGGCACGCCGGAGCAGCCGAACAAACCGGCGCGGACAGCGTTGCAAGTGGTGGCGTTGCCGTTGCCGGGGGCGTTGGTGGAGGTGGAGGCGATTGCTGCTCGGGCGTTGTGATCAAACCCGTTACTCGGC from Pseudomonas synxantha harbors:
- a CDS encoding RidA family protein, with translation MSNSIQRTSVGDFPISQTVTVPASASLVFVSGTLPDLVDPSVPGVFGDTEVQTASVFNKLRQILSQHDLDLGDIVQLRVFLVGTEETDGKLDFAGLQRGYTQYFGTPEQPNKPARTALQVVALPLPGALVEVEAIAARAL